One region of Catenuloplanes indicus genomic DNA includes:
- a CDS encoding diacylglycerol/lipid kinase family protein, with the protein MPTELNVPAACAVVVNPAKVPDLDGFRQTVTETLAKAGWPAPVWYETTPEDPGRGQATQAIEEGAEVVFAAGGDGTVMACITALAGTDVALAILPAGTGNLLAANLGLSTDLAAGLGTAIEGGLRRLDVGRCEDACFAVMAGLGFDAKMLDSTSETTKKRIGWPAYIIGAAKHLRDRPMRVTVTIDGGRPLHRRAKTVLIANVGRLQGGVRLLEAADPADGKLDVAVLSPRTLRQWAAMAWAVARRHDRVPALEVFRGARVTIESRRTEQRQLDGDLIAPGRRLEVEVLPKALWLCVPQPADHPDLANDADAVADRAKRLMKTGQ; encoded by the coding sequence GTGCCCACCGAACTCAACGTGCCCGCGGCCTGCGCGGTCGTGGTCAACCCGGCCAAGGTGCCGGACCTCGACGGATTCCGGCAGACCGTGACGGAGACGCTGGCCAAGGCCGGCTGGCCGGCGCCGGTCTGGTACGAGACCACGCCCGAGGACCCAGGGCGCGGCCAGGCCACGCAGGCGATCGAGGAGGGGGCCGAGGTGGTGTTCGCGGCCGGTGGCGACGGCACCGTGATGGCCTGCATCACCGCGCTGGCCGGTACCGACGTGGCGCTGGCGATCCTCCCGGCCGGCACCGGCAACCTGCTCGCGGCGAACCTGGGCCTGTCCACCGACCTGGCGGCCGGGCTCGGCACCGCGATCGAGGGCGGGCTCCGGCGGCTGGACGTGGGCCGCTGCGAGGACGCCTGCTTCGCGGTGATGGCCGGGCTCGGTTTCGACGCGAAGATGCTGGACTCCACGTCGGAGACGACGAAGAAGCGGATCGGCTGGCCGGCGTACATCATCGGCGCGGCCAAACACCTGCGGGACCGGCCGATGCGGGTCACCGTCACGATCGACGGCGGCCGGCCGCTCCACCGGCGCGCGAAGACCGTGCTGATCGCGAACGTGGGCCGGCTCCAGGGCGGCGTGCGGCTGCTGGAGGCGGCCGACCCGGCGGACGGGAAGCTGGACGTGGCCGTGCTGTCGCCACGCACGCTGCGCCAGTGGGCCGCGATGGCCTGGGCGGTCGCGCGGCGGCACGACCGGGTGCCGGCGCTGGAGGTGTTCCGGGGCGCCCGGGTCACGATCGAGTCGCGCCGCACCGAGCAGCGGCAGCTGGACGGCGACCTGATCGCGCCCGGCCGCCGCCTCGAGGTCGAGGTGCTGCCGAAGGCGCTGTGGCTGTGCGTGCCGCAGCCGGCCGACCACCCGGACCTGGCGAACGACGCGGACGCGGTGGCCGACCGAGCGAAGCGGCTGATGAAGACCGGTCAGTAG
- a CDS encoding ABC transporter permease, whose amino-acid sequence MTAVLETTAPPSTGVPVTTKPARRRHVALRVLAVVVLLVLWELTARFMQNPTFIPSPAAVWRQLIVTSTDGYSGHLLTEHLGVSLRRILIGSLIGVAAGLVAGVVMGTVPWVRVVTEPVVTFVRALPPLAYFSLFIIWFGIDETPKLWLLSIAALPPVAVATAAAVHAAPTGLVEAARALGAGRGDVVRDVVLPHALPEIFTGIRLAVGIAYSSVVAAETINGVPGIGGMVRDAQRYSQTDVVVLGLFAIGLSGLLIDALLRQAEDRLVPWRGRI is encoded by the coding sequence GTGACCGCCGTTCTGGAGACCACGGCGCCGCCGTCCACCGGCGTGCCCGTGACCACGAAACCCGCCCGCCGCCGCCACGTCGCGCTGCGGGTCCTCGCCGTCGTCGTCCTGCTCGTGCTCTGGGAGCTGACCGCCCGGTTCATGCAGAACCCGACGTTCATCCCGTCGCCCGCCGCGGTCTGGCGCCAGCTGATCGTGACCTCGACCGACGGCTACAGCGGCCACCTGCTGACCGAGCACCTCGGCGTGAGCCTGCGCCGCATCCTGATCGGCTCGCTGATCGGCGTCGCCGCCGGTCTCGTGGCCGGCGTGGTGATGGGCACGGTGCCGTGGGTGCGGGTGGTGACCGAGCCGGTGGTCACGTTCGTCCGCGCACTGCCGCCGCTGGCGTACTTCAGCCTGTTCATCATCTGGTTCGGCATCGACGAGACGCCGAAGCTGTGGCTGCTGTCGATCGCGGCGCTGCCCCCGGTCGCGGTCGCCACCGCGGCGGCCGTGCACGCGGCGCCGACCGGGCTGGTCGAGGCCGCGCGGGCGCTCGGCGCGGGCCGCGGCGACGTGGTCCGCGACGTGGTGCTCCCGCATGCGCTCCCGGAGATCTTCACCGGCATCCGGCTCGCGGTCGGCATCGCGTACTCGTCCGTGGTCGCGGCCGAGACGATCAACGGCGTGCCCGGGATCGGCGGCATGGTGCGCGACGCGCAGCGTTACTCACAGACCGACGTGGTGGTGCTCGGGCTCTTCGCGATCGGGCTTTCCGGCCTGCTCATCGACGCGTTGCTGCGGCAGGCCGAGGACCGGCTGGTCCCCTGGCGCGGGCGCATCTGA
- a CDS encoding taurine ABC transporter substrate-binding protein: MSSFKRVAATAVAVLMATGACGDGAASQGRGGGGDGAADRTIRIAYQAFPSGDLIVKNQGLLEKALPGYEITWTKFDSGASINTAFVAGSVDIAAIGSSPVARGLSAPLNIPYQVAFVLDVAGDNEALVARNESGVTDVAGLRGKKVATSFASTSHYSLLAALDRAGLKESDLTIVDLEPQDILAAWTRGDLDAAYTWLPTLDALKKDGTVLISSRELATAGKPTLDLGVVSTAFIEAHPDAVDAWRKAEAQALDLIATDPAAAATAVGAELNITPEDARNQLSQGVFLTPADLATPEWLGTEGAPGRIADNLVAAAQFLHDQQKIDSVPDLATVQKAVYVKGLPGALS, from the coding sequence GTGAGCAGCTTCAAACGTGTCGCGGCGACAGCGGTGGCGGTCCTGATGGCGACCGGCGCATGCGGTGACGGTGCCGCCAGCCAGGGCCGTGGTGGCGGCGGCGACGGCGCCGCGGACCGGACCATCCGGATCGCCTACCAGGCGTTCCCCTCCGGCGACCTGATCGTGAAGAACCAGGGGCTGTTGGAGAAGGCACTGCCCGGCTACGAGATCACCTGGACCAAGTTCGACTCCGGGGCCAGCATCAACACCGCGTTCGTGGCCGGCAGCGTGGACATCGCCGCGATCGGCTCCAGCCCGGTCGCGCGCGGGCTCTCCGCGCCGCTGAACATCCCGTACCAGGTGGCGTTCGTTCTCGACGTGGCCGGCGACAACGAGGCGCTCGTGGCGCGCAACGAGTCCGGCGTGACGGACGTCGCGGGCCTGCGCGGCAAGAAGGTGGCCACGTCGTTCGCGTCGACGTCGCACTACAGCCTGCTCGCCGCGCTGGACCGGGCCGGGCTGAAGGAGTCCGACCTGACCATCGTGGACCTGGAGCCGCAGGACATCCTGGCCGCGTGGACGCGCGGCGACCTGGACGCGGCGTACACCTGGCTGCCCACGCTGGACGCGCTGAAGAAGGACGGCACGGTGCTCATCTCCAGCCGGGAGCTGGCCACCGCCGGCAAGCCCACGCTGGACCTGGGCGTGGTGTCGACCGCGTTCATCGAGGCGCACCCGGACGCGGTCGACGCCTGGCGCAAGGCCGAGGCGCAGGCGCTGGACCTGATCGCCACCGACCCGGCCGCGGCCGCGACCGCGGTCGGCGCGGAACTCAACATCACGCCCGAGGACGCGCGCAACCAGCTCAGCCAGGGTGTCTTCCTCACGCCCGCGGACCTGGCCACGCCGGAGTGGCTCGGCACCGAGGGCGCGCCGGGCAGGATCGCGGACAACCTGGTCGCGGCCGCGCAGTTCCTCCACGACCAGCAGAAGATCGACTCGGTCCCCGACCTGGCGACCGTACAGAAGGCCGTCTACGTGAAGGGACTTCCCGGTGCCCTCTCCTGA
- a CDS encoding ABC transporter ATP-binding protein: protein MAVVADPAGSTASARPAADPAPAAVEIDEVTHVYGHGAAAVTAVGPVSLRVPPGEFLVLVGASGCGKSTLLRLIAGFEEPSTGTVRAAGQPPRPGRGAGLVFQQPRLFPWRTVGGNVDLALRYAGVPKEERAVRIPRLLADVGLHDVERRRVWQISGGQQQRVAIARALAVENPLLLLDEPFAALDALTRERLQEDLRRVSAATGRTSVFVTHSVDEAVFLGSRVVVLTERPGRIALDLPIPLPRGDVKPEDLRALPEYAALRAEIGHAVRAAA, encoded by the coding sequence GTGGCCGTCGTGGCTGACCCGGCCGGCAGCACGGCGAGCGCGCGGCCCGCCGCGGACCCGGCGCCCGCGGCCGTGGAGATCGACGAGGTCACGCACGTCTACGGGCACGGCGCGGCCGCGGTCACCGCGGTCGGGCCGGTCAGCCTGCGCGTGCCACCCGGGGAGTTCCTGGTGCTGGTCGGCGCGTCCGGGTGCGGCAAGAGCACGCTGCTGCGCCTCATCGCGGGCTTCGAGGAACCGAGCACCGGCACGGTCCGCGCGGCCGGTCAGCCGCCCCGGCCCGGGCGCGGCGCCGGGCTCGTCTTCCAGCAGCCGCGCCTGTTCCCGTGGCGCACCGTCGGCGGCAACGTCGACCTGGCGCTGCGCTACGCCGGCGTGCCGAAGGAGGAACGCGCCGTCCGCATACCGCGCCTGCTGGCCGACGTCGGCCTGCACGACGTGGAACGCCGCCGCGTCTGGCAGATCTCCGGCGGCCAGCAGCAGCGCGTCGCGATCGCCCGCGCGCTCGCCGTGGAGAACCCGCTCCTGCTGCTGGACGAGCCGTTCGCGGCGCTGGACGCGCTCACCCGCGAACGGCTCCAGGAGGACCTGCGCCGAGTCAGCGCGGCCACCGGCCGGACCAGCGTCTTCGTCACGCACAGCGTGGACGAGGCGGTGTTCCTCGGCAGCCGCGTCGTGGTGCTCACCGAACGCCCCGGCCGGATCGCCCTCGACCTGCCCATCCCGTTGCCGCGCGGCGACGTGAAGCCGGAGGACCTGCGCGCACTGCCGGAATACGCGGCCCTGCGCGCCGAGATCGGCCACGCGGTCCGCGCGGCCGCCTGA
- a CDS encoding TauD/TfdA dioxygenase family protein → MTATTVELRLDPLGPRFGADVLGLDLATASDEEIVAVRAALVERKVLFFRNQALDVDGQVRLGNRLGELTASHPVIGPLSEQHQEIYAIDSADNGFADVWHTDVTFVRRPPMGSILRAVTLPPSGGDTSWADSQLAYESLHPGVQRLVDGLTAVHDGNREFGYYLAQRRNGRGNEWDGEIVTRLDPVEHPVVRVHPETGRKGIFVNPGFTSHVVGVSDAESRAILDLLYAHLTKPEHVVRHRWQPGDVAMWDNRSTSHYANRDYGDTRRVMHRITLRGDVPDGPAAI, encoded by the coding sequence ATGACAGCGACCACTGTGGAGCTTCGCCTCGACCCGCTCGGGCCGCGTTTCGGCGCGGACGTGCTCGGGCTCGATCTGGCCACGGCGAGCGACGAGGAGATCGTCGCGGTCCGGGCCGCGCTGGTCGAGCGGAAGGTGCTGTTCTTCCGCAACCAGGCATTGGACGTGGACGGGCAGGTGCGGCTCGGCAACCGGCTCGGCGAGCTGACCGCGTCGCATCCGGTGATCGGGCCGCTCAGCGAGCAGCACCAGGAGATCTACGCGATCGACAGCGCGGACAACGGATTCGCGGACGTCTGGCACACGGACGTCACGTTCGTGCGCCGGCCCCCGATGGGTTCGATCCTGCGCGCGGTCACGCTGCCGCCCAGCGGCGGCGACACCAGCTGGGCCGACTCGCAGCTCGCCTACGAGTCGCTGCACCCGGGCGTACAGCGGCTGGTGGACGGGCTGACCGCGGTGCACGACGGCAACCGCGAGTTCGGCTACTACCTGGCGCAGCGCCGCAACGGCCGCGGCAACGAGTGGGACGGCGAGATCGTCACCCGGCTCGACCCGGTCGAGCACCCGGTGGTGCGCGTGCACCCGGAGACCGGCCGCAAGGGCATCTTCGTCAACCCGGGCTTCACGTCGCACGTCGTGGGCGTGTCGGACGCGGAGTCGCGCGCGATCCTGGACCTGCTCTACGCGCACCTGACCAAGCCGGAGCACGTCGTCCGGCACCGCTGGCAGCCCGGCGACGTGGCGATGTGGGACAACCGCAGCACCTCGCACTACGCCAACCGCGACTACGGTGACACCCGCCGCGTCATGCACCGCATCACGCTCCGCGGCGACGTCCCGGACGGCCCCGCCGCGATCTGA
- a CDS encoding alpha/beta fold hydrolase: protein MMIGGGTVDAGGGVTIAYRTAGAAGAPPVVLLHGGGSRGAASWDAFTRALAAAGLRPIALDLRGHGGSSRTRDYPLTGFRDDVLGAMDALGLGGAPLVGHSLGAHTASLVAQAAPERVTRLVLEDPPVPSATSRAQSLPAWRMILPMLGLVVRRGRFDRRALTEAVRQLREPDPGWWARLPSIAAPTLVIGGGPRSHVAAGGLDALVRALPDGRLVTIPAGHRVHSTAPAAFEAAVLPFLTAGH, encoded by the coding sequence ATGATGATCGGCGGGGGCACGGTGGACGCCGGCGGCGGCGTGACGATCGCCTACCGTACGGCCGGCGCCGCGGGTGCGCCGCCGGTGGTACTGCTGCACGGCGGCGGCAGCCGGGGCGCGGCGAGCTGGGACGCGTTCACCCGGGCACTGGCCGCGGCGGGGCTGCGCCCGATCGCGCTGGATCTACGGGGGCACGGTGGCAGCAGCCGGACCCGCGACTACCCGCTGACCGGTTTCCGCGACGACGTGCTCGGCGCGATGGACGCGCTGGGTCTCGGCGGGGCGCCGCTGGTCGGGCACTCGCTCGGCGCGCACACCGCGTCGCTGGTCGCTCAGGCCGCGCCGGAGCGGGTGACGCGGCTGGTGCTGGAGGACCCGCCCGTGCCGTCGGCGACGTCGCGGGCGCAGAGCCTGCCCGCGTGGCGGATGATCCTGCCGATGCTGGGCCTGGTGGTGCGCCGCGGCCGCTTCGACCGGCGCGCGCTCACCGAGGCGGTCCGGCAGCTGCGCGAGCCGGACCCGGGCTGGTGGGCCCGGCTCCCGTCGATCGCCGCACCCACACTGGTGATCGGCGGCGGACCGCGCAGCCACGTCGCCGCCGGTGGCCTGGACGCGCTGGTGCGGGCGCTGCCGGACGGCCGGCTGGTCACGATCCCGGCCGGCCACCGCGTCCACAGCACCGCCCCGGCCGCGTTCGAGGCCGCCGTGCTGCCGTTCCTGACCGCCGGCCACTGA